The region ATGAGAATTTTCCACGACCACGGACTGTATTTGCGCATGGCACGCCGCTGGTCGCTAGTCGCTGCCGGTCACTTTTCTTCGCCGTGTTGCCCAATGCCGCACTTCTTTTTTTTTGAGATTCGCTCAATGCCGCAATTGCGTCGCGATGGGATTGCCGTGGCCCATGTCATCTCCGGAGACTGGGCTTGCTGGGGTCCAACCGCTGCATTCGGGCTAAAATGGCGAATTTGGCCATTTTTAGAAAGTTTAGCATGAAACTATCATATTTCAAACTTTTTTCGCGATATATGACCCTTTTCGGTAACGCCATCCACCTAGGCATCTGCGTTCCACAAGCAAATCCTTAGAACATGGCGTTTCCACCATGGCCCTGACGTGGCCAAGCGAAAACGTTGTGCAAAAAGAACAAAGAAATGACAGAAAAATGAAAAAAGGGCGCCACACCCCTACACTGGGTCAGCCCAAAGTGCACTGAGGGGTATGGTGAGGTTTATTGAATATCACGGATTTATTAAATGTTCGTGGgtttaaaaaagttcatgaatctgaaaaagttacataaatttgcaaaaaaaaattataaaaataaaaaaTCTCGAACTTTGGAAAAATATTCAACATTCTGAAAATACTCGTAAATTTGAAAAAAAGcataaattttaaaaaagttcatgaactTGAGAGAAAGTTCACAAAAATGAAAAGGTTCACGAATTTTAGAAAAAGTTAAAGAAAAATCAGAAAGGTTCACAAATTTAAGAAAAGTTCATATAAATTGAAAGGATGAGATTCGTGAATTTGTGCTGAAAACTGGTTTTCCACAGCTCCGGTTTTACCCGGTTCTCTCCGAAACGCTCCGGGTATGCGCCAGTTAGCAAATAAGCCTATAAGTGGCAGCTTAAGCGCCAAATAGGACTTGGGCGAGTGGTGGTGAACTCTGGGCTTGCTAGGGCCCAACCGCTGCCTTTGCACACAGCCCGCTTCCGGAAAGGAAATCAGGCCCGACTTCCTTACGGTGGGTTTGATTGAGCCTGAACCAGCGTAGCTGCCTAAAAGCTTTCCTTTCTCTCTGCCATCCGGCAGCAGAAACAGCTTGGCTGGCGGGAATGAGCAGCAGAAACTTCTACTTGCGGTCGGTGGTTAAGGCACGGTATTCCTATTCCAATTATTGGCACTGTGCAGTTACTCTTACTCCCGCCAGCCAAGCTGAACACTTTGCTCCGTGACTGGCAGCATCCTTTGGCGACTGTACCTCAACCCGAAAGAGCTTCAGTGCATGCGCCCGTGCTAGCTGCTAGCCCAGTGATCGATCGATCGGCTCCTTGGTTTCTGCTGTTATGATCTTGAGCTGTGGGGATTCCGTTCACTTAACCctcgaaacaaaacaaaacaaaacaaaaaactgcacTTGGCTTCTCTTTTTGCTTTTCCACGCCGTCGTCGCTGTGAATCTGTGATACCGTTCGCTGTCCACCTCCaagcaaaagaagtgcttctgtgccTCGCACGAGATACACCGCGCTTTCCGTATCACACATTACCGTCATATAATGATAATCTCATGAGTAAAACAAAGTACCATAAAAAGGCTGATAAGGGCCGTGAAACCTCTGGTCTAGCACTCTAGCTATGTCCTGGTTTTTCCTTCCTTTTTTAAGGAAAATTGTGCTGTTGATTAATTACTAGAAGATAATTTGAATTTAATTTCATGTTTGGCAAAAGGCGTGTCATTCATTACAGAATGCAGATCCACACCCACAAGCATTTCCCAATTTGACATATAGGCCACAGCCAGCAACAGGATATATATACTCGATCCACACCCACCGTCGTCGCTGTGAATCTGTGTCTCCGTTTCTTTCTTGCTAGCTCAATTACCCTCCTAAACAACAGGACGGCCGGTGAAACGGAAGCTGAAACCTGAAAGGGATACGATCGACAAGACAAGGGGCCGAGAACATTGGAGCACGGCGGCCGGGAAAGGCGCAGGGATGGCCGGGGACGcgccgccgtcgccgacggcgGGCGAGGAGCCCTCGCCCGCGTCGGCGCCGCTGCTGCTGCGGCGGAGGGGCTCGTACCAGCGCTGCATGTCGCACGCGCGCGACGAGCTCCGCAGCTTCCGCACCTGCCTCCGCTGGATGTGCGTCGACCACTCGGACGGCTCCAGCGCCGCGGCCTCGTGGCTCGTCTTCGCCGTCCTCGGGGTGGCCGTCCCGGTGGCCGCGCGCGTCGCCATGCCGCGCCGCGCCTACGACACGCAGGTGCAGCTCTCGCTCACGCTCTCCGCGGCGCTCTCCTACCTCACGCTCACCTCGCTCATCCGCCGCCGCGGTCTGCGCCGGCTGCTCTACCTGGACCGCCTCCGCCACGACTCCCAGGACGTGCGCGCGGGCTACACCATGCAGCTCGCCGGGTCCTTCCACCTCCTCGCATGCTTCGTCCTCCCCTGCTTCctcgccgacgccgcctacaaggtGTTCTGGTACTGCGTGCACCGGCCTTTCCCGGCGTGGTGGTCCGCCGTGGCGTGCGCGATGGAGATGGCGTCGTGGATGTACCGCACGGCCATGTTCTTCATGGCGTGCGTGCTGTTCCGGATCATATGCTACCTGCAGATCCTGCGCATGACGGGCTTTGCGCGGGACTTCGGGCAGTGCGCCGACGTTGTCGCCGTGCTGGGGCAGCACCGCCGCATCCGTGACCAGCTCCGGCGGATCAGCCACCGGTACCGCAAGTTCATAATGTACTGCCTCCTGCTCGTGACGGCCAGCCAGTTCACCGCGCTCCTCGGCGCCACGAGGTCCCACGCGCAGGTCAACATCGCCACAGCCGGCGAGCTCGCGGTAACCTTCTCCCGGCCGGCGCTGCTGTACATGCTCGATCGTCTGTTCATTCGACATGTTGTATGATTAACGTCTGGAATTTTCTTCAGCTCTGCTCCCTGAGCCTCGTGGCCGGCCTGCTCATCTGCCTGCACAGCGCCGCAAAGATCACGCACAAGACGCAGGCCATCACCAGCATCGCCGCGGCGTGGCACGCCGACGCCACCATCAACACCGTGGAGCGTGACCAGGAGAACCCCAGGACGCCGAGCAGGTCGTGCCTGCAGCTGCAGCAGCAGCAGGTGCCCCCGTCCCCGGACTCGGACCAGTCGGACGACGACGAGATGTCCCCGAGCGAGGACAGCCTCGACACCTCCTCCAAGTTCACGTCCTTCCACGCCACTCACATCTCATACCAGAAGAGGCAGGCGCTAGGTAAGCTTGATTCACTCCATCGTATCGTTTGCGGTTTGATTTCGCCATTGCAAGGCACTGTAGCTGATCATGGCGTTTTCAGTGACCTACCTGGAGAACAACCGCGCGGGCATCACGGTGTTCGGCTTCGTGGTCGACCGGACGTGGCTCCACGCGCTCTTCATGCTCGAGTTCTCGCTAGTCATGTGGCTGCTGGGGAAGACCATTGGTATATCTTAGAGAAGGGCGACCATCTCGATCCCTGTCACCTGTGTGTATATATGATGAACCATCCAGCTCCTATCCCTGCTCCAACTCTGTCATCCATGTACTGTCGAGAA is a window of Triticum dicoccoides isolate Atlit2015 ecotype Zavitan chromosome 2B, WEW_v2.0, whole genome shotgun sequence DNA encoding:
- the LOC119367882 gene encoding uncharacterized protein LOC119367882, whose protein sequence is MAGDAPPSPTAGEEPSPASAPLLLRRRGSYQRCMSHARDELRSFRTCLRWMCVDHSDGSSAAASWLVFAVLGVAVPVAARVAMPRRAYDTQVQLSLTLSAALSYLTLTSLIRRRGLRRLLYLDRLRHDSQDVRAGYTMQLAGSFHLLACFVLPCFLADAAYKVFWYCVHRPFPAWWSAVACAMEMASWMYRTAMFFMACVLFRIICYLQILRMTGFARDFGQCADVVAVLGQHRRIRDQLRRISHRYRKFIMYCLLLVTASQFTALLGATRSHAQVNIATAGELALCSLSLVAGLLICLHSAAKITHKTQAITSIAAAWHADATINTVERDQENPRTPSRSCLQLQQQQVPPSPDSDQSDDDEMSPSEDSLDTSSKFTSFHATHISYQKRQALVTYLENNRAGITVFGFVVDRTWLHALFMLEFSLVMWLLGKTIGIS